A part of Micromonospora chersina genomic DNA contains:
- a CDS encoding ArsR/SmtB family transcription factor, whose amino-acid sequence MEMPTVRHVTDSRVLAALAHPLRRRLMDVLKVYGPCPVGLLAERTGQAPANVSHHLKVLAAADLVLEAPELARDRRERWWRLRDPAVRWSHTDFDADPAARAVADAASSLNLDRHVALVRAWHAAPDEDHAAWGDGPFSTDKWLHLTPDELAQLSREVTDLFARWADRPAPDDGQRREPVFLFAHGVPGQP is encoded by the coding sequence ATGGAGATGCCCACCGTCCGGCACGTCACCGACTCCCGCGTCCTGGCCGCGCTCGCCCACCCGCTGCGCCGCCGCCTCATGGACGTCCTCAAGGTGTACGGGCCGTGCCCCGTCGGCCTGCTCGCCGAGCGCACCGGCCAGGCCCCGGCCAACGTCAGCCACCACCTCAAGGTGCTGGCCGCCGCCGACCTCGTGCTAGAGGCGCCCGAACTGGCCCGGGACCGCCGCGAACGCTGGTGGCGACTGCGCGACCCGGCGGTGCGCTGGTCCCACACCGACTTCGACGCCGACCCCGCCGCCCGGGCGGTGGCCGACGCGGCCAGCTCGTTGAACCTGGACCGGCACGTCGCCCTGGTCCGCGCCTGGCACGCCGCGCCCGACGAGGACCACGCCGCCTGGGGCGACGGCCCGTTCAGCACCGACAAGTGGCTGCACCTGACCCCGGACGAACTGGCCCAGCTCAGCCGCGAGGTCACCGACCTCTTCGCCCGCTGGGCCGACCGTCCCGCCCCCGACGACGGACAGCGGCGCGAGCCGGTCTTCCTGTTCGCGCACGGCGTTCCGGGCCAGCCGTGA
- a CDS encoding MFS transporter gives MTAPVGTADPATTSRPAGGLLRHRDFRLLWAGQTVSAVGSNVTAVALPLVAVAVLDATTFQVAVLTAAAWLPWLLAGLPAGAWVDRVRRRPVMIAADLVSAALFATVPVAALLDLLTVGQLLVVALGAGLARVFFETADQVYLPTLLRPEQVPEGNAKLHATQTASYLVGPGLAGLIAQLAGAVTAVLLDAVSFLVSAACLSRIRAVEPRPGRPAGSPSLRREVADGLRFVVRDPYLRVLTVFGAASNIGLTGYQALLVVFLVRSAGLPAGLVGLLIGLASVGGLLGAALATGLARRLGTARALLVAGALAGPPALLIPLAGPGGRVAWLVLGGALVSLGVAVGNVVKASFRQTYTPHRLLGRVTVSMHLLNYGTIPLAALLAGALGAAWGPAGAIRAMTAWLALTPLILLAGPLRRRRDLPAAPA, from the coding sequence GTGACCGCCCCGGTCGGCACCGCCGACCCGGCCACCACGTCCCGGCCAGCCGGCGGACTGCTCCGGCACCGCGACTTCCGGCTGCTCTGGGCCGGGCAGACGGTCAGCGCCGTCGGCAGCAACGTGACCGCCGTGGCGCTGCCGCTGGTCGCGGTGGCCGTGCTCGACGCGACCACGTTCCAGGTGGCGGTGCTCACCGCCGCGGCCTGGCTGCCCTGGCTGCTGGCCGGCCTGCCGGCCGGCGCCTGGGTCGACCGGGTCCGCCGTCGCCCCGTGATGATCGCCGCGGACCTGGTCTCGGCGGCGCTGTTCGCCACCGTCCCGGTGGCCGCCCTGCTCGACCTGCTCACGGTCGGTCAGCTCCTGGTCGTCGCCCTCGGCGCCGGCCTCGCCCGGGTGTTCTTCGAGACCGCCGACCAGGTCTACCTGCCCACCCTGCTGCGGCCCGAGCAGGTGCCGGAGGGCAACGCGAAGCTGCACGCCACGCAGACCGCCAGTTACCTCGTCGGGCCCGGCCTGGCCGGCCTGATCGCCCAGCTGGCCGGCGCGGTGACCGCGGTCCTGCTCGACGCGGTGAGCTTCCTGGTCTCCGCCGCGTGCCTGAGCCGCATCCGGGCCGTCGAGCCCCGGCCGGGCCGCCCCGCCGGGTCGCCCTCACTACGCCGGGAGGTCGCCGACGGGCTGCGCTTCGTGGTCCGGGACCCGTACCTGCGGGTGCTCACGGTCTTCGGCGCGGCCAGCAACATCGGGCTCACCGGCTACCAGGCGCTGCTGGTGGTCTTCCTCGTCCGCTCCGCCGGCCTGCCGGCCGGGCTGGTCGGGCTCCTCATCGGACTGGCCAGCGTGGGCGGGCTACTCGGCGCCGCCCTGGCCACCGGGCTCGCCCGTCGGCTCGGCACGGCCCGCGCCCTGCTCGTCGCGGGCGCGCTCGCCGGCCCGCCGGCGCTGCTCATCCCGCTTGCCGGCCCGGGTGGCCGGGTGGCCTGGCTCGTGCTCGGCGGCGCGCTGGTCAGCCTCGGCGTCGCGGTGGGCAACGTGGTGAAGGCCAGCTTCCGGCAGACGTACACGCCGCACCGGCTGCTCGGGCGGGTGACGGTGAGCATGCACCTGCTGAACTACGGCACCATCCCGCTCGCCGCCCTGCTGGCCGGGGCGCTGGGCGCCGCGTGGGGGCCGGCCGGGGCGATCCGGGCGATGACCGCCTGGCTCGCGCTGACCCCGCTCATCCTGCTGGCCGGGCCGCTGCGGCGGCGCCGGGACCTGCCGGCTGCCCCGGCGTGA
- a CDS encoding cold-shock protein: MATGTVKWFNSEKGFGFIEQDGGGPDVFVHYSAIQSSGYRELNEGQKVEFEVTQGQKGPQADNVRPM, encoded by the coding sequence ATGGCAACCGGCACGGTCAAGTGGTTCAACTCGGAAAAGGGCTTCGGCTTCATCGAGCAGGACGGCGGAGGTCCGGACGTGTTCGTCCACTACTCGGCCATCCAGTCCAGCGGCTACCGCGAGCTGAACGAGGGCCAGAAGGTCGAGTTCGAGGTGACGCAGGGGCAGAAGGGTCCGCAGGCGGACAACGTCCGTCCGATGTAG